From Pseudarthrobacter equi, a single genomic window includes:
- a CDS encoding DNA polymerase III subunit alpha — protein MSFTHLHVSTAFSAHYGVSWPEELAQAAADDGASALACTDRDGLYGTIKHLKACMAAGIDPIVGVDLAVLDDDGDRRTEVAGRVVVLAKGHNNGAGYRALCRLISDAHSRTSGKAGGAIPVAVTRAELASRTLDPQTLKPVLVVLIGPDSDVGRAMGGRRYLRPRTLFKQWLDAMPAGTVVAEIVSQLSAPGSPLSTAHAVRMLRLAEEHRVPAVLTNAVRYCGADGAPTADVLDSARTLKSLPELAGEPLLQPTGQGWLKTSNHMRRLAQEVISAAGYGAADLTQLLAQTEALADACRIDPASDMGWKQPVVPEASIIGINQDPALELVQRCHAGIARRFPGITGTAEQTMLTRLEHELGIIRNLNFSSYFLTVAEVSRMIQDMGVRAAARGSGASSLVNYLIDVSQVNPLQHDLIFERFLSQDRATLPDIDIDVESAERHNVYRKIFERFGAERVTLMSMQNGYRARGAVRDAGLALGMDGDEVGEIAKQLWRFSAGKFREALQEKPELREFAGRVEQRDTDGNQQLDLLVDLTERLDRLPRHISMHPCGVILGDATLLDRTPVQPSGLGLPMSQFDKHDMDPMGMLKLDVLGVRMQSAMAFAVREIIRIHPSKSDVVAAGHHAPGPEGAGPDYIADNGHIDLNAVPLDDEATFELIRSTHTLGCFQIESPGQRELIGKMAPREFNDLIIDISLFRPGPMKSDMVRPFLEHRHGFAPEVYPHPDLKPVLAETHGVTVFHEQILKTFDVMTHCGLARADEFRRALGNENREPAVEEFFRKAARAKGYAHEVVDKVWGTLKAFGSFGFCKAHGAAFAVPTYQSAWLKTHHPEAFLAGLWEHDPGMYPKRLLVAEARRLGIPILPLDINRSKDEYRVERILTGADSGKLGIRLSLKGIYGLSGTELKRIVAGQPFDSLADLRSRSRISKPSIKRLAQLGAFDSLHREAGGTANRADLVQHLQQLQVSGSRKGTDVVEGQLSFPLGDIELRNVKPGLPQPTLVETVRAELDLMAVDVSTHLMDSHRPILEKLGVTTADKLLGLRNGTEVLVAGVRVATQTPPMRGGRRVVFISIDDGTGCIDSVFFHEAQESAGPLLFGTRMLLIRGTTRRTGPRGISLSASMAWDLSRPETLPFPPSETSFQDVAHPLDGIARSLAITGFNG, from the coding sequence ATGAGTTTCACGCACCTGCATGTCTCCACCGCCTTCAGCGCGCACTATGGAGTCTCCTGGCCGGAGGAACTGGCCCAGGCCGCCGCTGACGACGGCGCCTCCGCGCTGGCCTGCACAGACCGCGACGGGCTATACGGCACCATTAAGCACCTCAAGGCCTGCATGGCCGCGGGGATCGACCCCATCGTTGGGGTGGACCTTGCGGTGCTGGACGACGACGGCGATCGCCGCACCGAGGTCGCCGGACGGGTTGTGGTGCTCGCCAAGGGGCACAACAACGGTGCCGGCTACAGGGCGCTCTGCCGGCTGATCTCAGATGCCCACTCCCGGACGTCCGGCAAGGCCGGGGGTGCCATCCCCGTGGCAGTGACCCGGGCAGAACTGGCCTCAAGGACCCTCGACCCCCAAACGCTCAAACCAGTCCTGGTGGTCCTCATCGGGCCAGACTCCGACGTGGGGCGTGCCATGGGAGGAAGGCGATACCTGCGTCCACGCACCCTGTTCAAGCAATGGCTCGATGCCATGCCCGCTGGGACAGTGGTGGCAGAGATTGTTTCCCAGCTCAGCGCCCCCGGGTCACCCCTGAGCACCGCCCACGCGGTAAGGATGCTTCGACTCGCCGAAGAACACCGTGTTCCTGCGGTCCTCACCAATGCCGTCAGGTATTGCGGAGCGGACGGAGCGCCCACTGCCGACGTCCTCGACTCCGCACGCACGCTCAAATCCCTTCCCGAACTGGCCGGCGAACCCCTCCTGCAGCCCACCGGCCAGGGATGGCTGAAAACCTCAAACCACATGCGCCGGCTTGCCCAGGAAGTCATTTCCGCTGCAGGCTACGGCGCCGCAGACCTTACGCAGCTCCTTGCACAGACCGAGGCGCTCGCCGATGCCTGCCGCATCGATCCTGCCAGTGACATGGGGTGGAAGCAGCCGGTCGTTCCGGAAGCGTCCATCATCGGGATCAACCAGGACCCCGCCCTGGAACTGGTCCAACGGTGCCATGCCGGAATCGCCAGGCGCTTCCCGGGTATTACCGGTACCGCTGAGCAAACCATGCTCACCAGGCTCGAGCATGAGCTGGGGATCATCCGCAACCTCAACTTCTCCTCCTACTTCCTGACCGTGGCTGAAGTCTCCAGGATGATCCAGGACATGGGAGTTCGTGCCGCAGCAAGAGGCTCAGGTGCATCCAGCCTGGTCAACTACCTGATTGACGTCAGCCAGGTAAATCCGCTGCAGCATGATCTGATATTTGAGCGTTTCCTGTCCCAGGACAGGGCCACCCTGCCGGATATCGATATCGACGTCGAAAGCGCCGAGCGCCACAATGTATACCGCAAAATCTTCGAACGGTTCGGGGCTGAGCGGGTCACCCTGATGAGCATGCAAAACGGATACCGGGCCAGGGGAGCAGTCCGCGATGCCGGCCTCGCCCTGGGAATGGACGGCGACGAGGTGGGGGAGATTGCCAAGCAGCTGTGGCGCTTTTCCGCAGGGAAATTCCGTGAAGCGCTCCAGGAAAAACCAGAACTGCGCGAATTCGCCGGACGGGTGGAACAACGGGACACAGACGGCAACCAGCAACTGGATCTCCTGGTGGACCTGACTGAACGCCTTGATCGGCTGCCCCGCCATATCTCCATGCACCCCTGCGGAGTGATCCTGGGTGACGCCACCCTGCTGGACCGCACCCCGGTCCAGCCCAGCGGGTTGGGGCTGCCCATGAGCCAGTTCGACAAACATGACATGGATCCCATGGGAATGCTGAAGCTTGATGTCCTGGGCGTCAGGATGCAGAGCGCCATGGCGTTTGCCGTCCGTGAAATCATCCGGATCCATCCCTCCAAGAGCGACGTTGTAGCAGCAGGGCACCATGCTCCCGGTCCGGAAGGGGCCGGCCCTGACTACATCGCGGATAACGGGCACATCGATCTCAATGCTGTTCCGCTGGACGACGAAGCCACGTTCGAACTCATTAGGAGTACCCATACACTCGGATGTTTCCAGATCGAGTCTCCCGGGCAGCGGGAACTGATCGGCAAAATGGCACCCCGGGAATTCAACGACCTCATCATCGACATCTCCCTGTTCCGGCCGGGGCCCATGAAATCAGACATGGTCCGGCCTTTCCTGGAGCACCGGCACGGCTTCGCCCCCGAGGTATATCCCCACCCGGACCTCAAGCCAGTCCTTGCCGAAACCCACGGGGTCACGGTGTTCCATGAACAGATCCTCAAGACCTTCGATGTCATGACCCACTGCGGGCTTGCCCGTGCCGACGAGTTCCGGCGTGCCCTGGGCAATGAAAACCGCGAACCCGCTGTGGAGGAGTTCTTCCGCAAGGCAGCCCGCGCCAAAGGGTATGCCCACGAGGTGGTGGACAAAGTTTGGGGAACCCTGAAGGCCTTTGGAAGTTTCGGGTTCTGCAAGGCCCACGGCGCAGCCTTTGCCGTTCCCACATACCAGTCCGCCTGGCTCAAAACGCACCACCCGGAGGCCTTCCTGGCTGGGCTGTGGGAACACGATCCCGGCATGTACCCCAAACGGTTGCTGGTAGCTGAAGCACGGCGCCTGGGCATCCCCATCCTTCCGCTGGACATCAACCGGAGCAAGGACGAATACCGGGTAGAGCGGATCCTGACCGGAGCCGATTCCGGAAAGCTGGGGATACGTCTCAGCCTGAAAGGCATTTACGGGCTTTCGGGTACTGAACTGAAAAGGATCGTCGCCGGGCAGCCTTTTGACTCGCTCGCGGACCTTCGGTCGCGTTCCAGGATCAGTAAGCCCAGCATCAAGCGGCTTGCCCAGCTTGGCGCGTTCGACTCCCTCCACCGGGAGGCAGGAGGAACTGCCAACCGGGCCGACCTCGTCCAGCACCTGCAGCAACTCCAGGTCTCAGGAAGCCGGAAGGGCACCGACGTAGTGGAAGGGCAGCTGTCCTTCCCGCTAGGCGATATTGAGTTGCGCAACGTTAAACCCGGGCTGCCCCAACCGACCCTGGTGGAAACCGTCCGGGCTGAACTTGACCTGATGGCTGTGGATGTCAGCACCCACCTGATGGACAGCCACCGCCCAATCCTGGAAAAACTGGGCGTCACCACGGCCGACAAGCTGCTGGGACTGCGGAACGGAACCGAAGTGCTGGTGGCCGGCGTCCGGGTAGCCACCCAGACGCCACCCATGCGTGGGGGCCGGCGGGTGGTGTTCATCAGCATCGACGACGGTACCGGCTGCATCGATTCAGTGTTCTTCCATGAAGCCCAGGAAAGCGCCGGTCCGCTCCTGTTCGGAACCCGGATGCTGCTGATCCGGGGCACCACCCGCAGGACCGGTCCGCGGGGAATCAGCCTTAGCGCCAGCATGGCCTGGGACCTCAGCAGGCCCGAAACGCTGCCGTTCCCGCCGTCGGAAACTTCCTTCCAGGACGTGGCGCACCCACTGGACGGCATTGCCAGGAGCCTCGCCATCACCGGTTTCAACGGCTGA
- a CDS encoding DUF6504 family protein has protein sequence MGMFSESVDVACTSDGLPQSLVWAGCTYDICAEPLRWYERRQWWAEESRVPLGSGPGMVDHEIWRIQVLPQASPGHLPGRESQPMEPLTLDLTRHIRSGRWRLLRIHDALRPRTA, from the coding sequence ATGGGCATGTTCAGCGAATCAGTTGATGTCGCCTGCACCTCCGACGGTCTTCCCCAGAGCCTTGTATGGGCAGGGTGTACCTATGACATCTGCGCCGAACCCCTCCGATGGTACGAACGCCGCCAATGGTGGGCTGAGGAAAGCCGGGTTCCCCTGGGGAGCGGCCCCGGGATGGTGGATCACGAAATCTGGCGGATCCAGGTCCTGCCCCAGGCTTCGCCAGGACATCTGCCCGGCAGGGAAAGCCAGCCCATGGAACCACTCACGCTTGACCTCACCCGCCACATCCGCAGTGGCAGGTGGCGGCTGCTGCGCATCCACGACGCCCTTCGACCCAGAACAGCATGA
- a CDS encoding chorismate mutase, which translates to MATIQGNDRDALADKEQLAAVRIAVDEVDDQIVTLIARRERLIRIAGTLKGDDAEVRAPDRVEKIIQHVRSAAEKKDIDPDIVEATYRAMISGFIELELRVHHEDNG; encoded by the coding sequence ATGGCAACAATTCAAGGAAACGACCGGGATGCACTGGCCGACAAGGAACAGCTCGCCGCAGTCCGAATTGCCGTGGATGAGGTGGACGACCAGATCGTCACCCTTATTGCGCGCCGCGAACGCCTGATCAGGATCGCCGGCACCCTCAAGGGTGACGACGCCGAAGTCCGCGCACCGGACCGCGTGGAGAAAATCATCCAGCATGTCCGCTCGGCAGCTGAGAAGAAGGACATCGACCCGGACATCGTGGAAGCGACGTACCGGGCAATGATCTCCGGATTCATCGAACTGGAGCTCCGGGTCCACCACGAAGACAACGGCTGA
- a CDS encoding VOC family protein → MQPRVDFISLGVRSVPASRAFYVDGLGWPVHREVPGEVVFIQANHGLVLSLWDAGQMHAEAGVDAPGPVPCITLSHNVHAADEVDRVLEEAKAAGAAVTGEPVTQPWGGYTGYFSDPDGFRWEVAYNPTWAVDDDGTVTV, encoded by the coding sequence ATGCAACCCAGAGTCGACTTCATCTCGCTAGGTGTCCGCAGTGTTCCGGCCTCCCGGGCCTTTTATGTCGACGGTCTCGGGTGGCCCGTGCACCGGGAGGTCCCCGGCGAAGTCGTTTTCATCCAGGCCAACCACGGGCTGGTGCTTTCCCTGTGGGATGCGGGCCAGATGCACGCCGAGGCCGGGGTGGACGCTCCCGGACCGGTCCCCTGCATCACCCTGAGCCATAACGTGCACGCCGCCGATGAGGTGGACCGGGTCCTGGAGGAGGCGAAGGCCGCCGGGGCTGCAGTTACCGGCGAACCGGTCACCCAGCCGTGGGGCGGCTACACGGGGTACTTCTCCGATCCGGACGGTTTCCGCTGGGAAGTTGCGTACAACCCCACCTGGGCAGTGGACGACGACGGGACGGTCACCGTCTGA
- a CDS encoding SOS response-associated peptidase produces MCGRYVMARAVGDLLAEFDAELEDEVSIPPSWNVAPTDAVPIVLERLVENGPDARQVRQLHVARWGLVPSWAKDPGIGSKMINARSESVLEKPAFRKAIKSRRCAVPADGYYEWKQGPGKSKQPYYVHPGAERGLAFAGLYEWWRDPSVPAGEPGQWLLSTSILTADTPPPGSESTVFGKLTALHDRVPLPMDRDTMQAWLDPQADDAAALVDMVRSGVKDVAADWHVESVGKEVGNVRNNGPELIRPVEALF; encoded by the coding sequence ATGTGTGGACGCTACGTAATGGCACGCGCCGTGGGGGACCTCCTGGCAGAATTCGACGCCGAACTGGAGGACGAGGTGAGCATTCCGCCGTCGTGGAATGTAGCTCCCACCGATGCCGTCCCCATTGTCCTGGAGCGGTTGGTTGAGAACGGCCCGGACGCCCGGCAGGTCCGCCAGCTGCACGTCGCCCGCTGGGGCCTGGTTCCTTCCTGGGCCAAAGACCCGGGCATCGGGTCCAAAATGATCAACGCCCGCAGCGAATCAGTGCTGGAGAAGCCTGCCTTCCGGAAGGCGATCAAGTCACGGCGCTGCGCCGTCCCCGCCGATGGCTACTACGAGTGGAAGCAGGGCCCCGGGAAGTCCAAGCAGCCGTACTACGTGCACCCCGGCGCAGAAAGGGGGCTGGCCTTCGCAGGCCTCTATGAATGGTGGCGCGATCCGTCGGTGCCGGCGGGCGAGCCCGGCCAGTGGCTGCTTTCCACGTCCATCCTGACGGCAGACACCCCGCCGCCGGGCTCCGAATCAACCGTGTTCGGGAAACTGACCGCACTCCATGACCGGGTACCGCTGCCCATGGACAGGGACACCATGCAGGCCTGGCTTGATCCGCAGGCTGATGACGCCGCCGCCCTGGTGGACATGGTGCGGTCCGGGGTCAAGGATGTGGCCGCCGACTGGCACGTGGAGTCCGTGGGCAAAGAGGTGGGCAACGTCCGCAACAACGGTCCGGAGCTCATCCGGCCCGTGGAGGCCCTCTTCTAG
- a CDS encoding mycoredoxin, which produces MDFTPETGTITMFSTTWCGYCNRLKKQLDAQGIGYTEINIEEVEGTAELVEQINGGNRTVPTVLFPDGTAATNPSAAEVRNRLAA; this is translated from the coding sequence GTGGATTTCACTCCCGAAACCGGCACCATCACCATGTTTTCCACCACCTGGTGCGGCTACTGCAACCGGCTGAAGAAGCAGCTCGACGCGCAGGGCATCGGTTACACCGAAATCAACATCGAGGAAGTGGAGGGTACCGCCGAGCTCGTGGAGCAGATCAACGGCGGCAACCGCACCGTACCCACCGTCCTGTTCCCGGACGGCACGGCGGCCACCAACCCGTCCGCTGCAGAGGTCAGGAACCGCCTGGCGGCCTAG
- a CDS encoding lipoate--protein ligase family protein produces the protein MAHHPDSGTLTVVRQDVSLGAARDLEFGLELLARVRNGSMGPTLRLYRPAPTVAFGQRDTRLPGFDAAAQACRDNGFEPLVRRAGGRAAAYHQGTLVVDHIEPDDDAIAGSKRRFGYFGELFADALRRVGVQAAVGEIPGEYCPGEFSVHGTAAADGSRIKLVGTAQRVVAGGWLFSSVIVVEDSAPIRKVLTDSYAALGLDWDPATAGAADDLVPGLTVEAVTEALLETYAGHATLASAPFGSLGA, from the coding sequence ATGGCCCACCACCCTGACTCCGGAACCCTGACCGTGGTCCGGCAGGACGTCTCGCTCGGTGCCGCCCGGGACCTTGAGTTCGGCCTTGAGCTGCTCGCCAGGGTGCGCAACGGAAGCATGGGCCCCACCCTTCGGCTGTACCGCCCCGCGCCCACAGTGGCCTTCGGCCAGCGTGACACCCGGCTGCCCGGGTTTGACGCCGCCGCCCAGGCGTGCCGCGACAACGGCTTCGAACCCCTGGTCCGCCGTGCGGGCGGCCGAGCGGCCGCTTATCACCAAGGCACCCTGGTGGTGGACCACATTGAGCCTGACGACGATGCCATCGCCGGTTCCAAAAGGCGGTTCGGCTATTTCGGGGAGCTCTTCGCCGACGCCCTGCGCAGGGTGGGTGTGCAGGCCGCAGTAGGGGAAATCCCGGGGGAATACTGCCCCGGCGAATTCAGCGTGCACGGCACGGCCGCGGCTGACGGGTCCCGCATCAAACTCGTAGGCACTGCGCAGCGGGTGGTGGCCGGCGGCTGGCTGTTCAGTTCGGTCATCGTGGTGGAGGACTCCGCACCGATCCGGAAGGTCCTGACCGACAGCTACGCCGCGCTCGGCCTCGACTGGGACCCAGCCACGGCCGGCGCCGCGGACGACCTCGTCCCCGGGCTGACGGTGGAAGCAGTCACCGAAGCCCTGCTCGAAACGTACGCGGGCCATGCCACCTTGGCTTCGGCGCCGTTCGGCAGCCTGGGGGCATGA